In Nostoc sp. UHCC 0926, a single genomic region encodes these proteins:
- a CDS encoding PepSY-associated TM helix domain-containing protein, with translation MVQPIRLNRLQFKERFLGSYDVASTALSSLAWQEDFKVSAMNSKKLRDLVFTLHRYIGLAVGLITIIVGLTGTLLVFHSEISNFDQQRRIGTITPQGEPLPIEVVLNTVKKTYADQPDAPMQRIYLPSKPNEPMNVILKTKQNEWTENYVNPYTGKILGNNLKPTFIQKFYEIVYPLHYALLGGDLGYKFVGIIGLLMSFMSITGIILWPGWRKLISGFKIKWNAHVKRVNFDVHKVAGVITAVFLIFTFFTGFCWSFSDVVNPMIYTLTFSKQQADPVSVVVAGKSPLGLKEQLKTAQTALPNGTLRRIYFPTKPEEALTVAFKLPQEIEDYGQSSVYLDQYSGKVLRVDNSLKQSLGDRILNSFTPLHYGTFGGSPTRIFYLFVGLAPLILSVTGFVMWWYRYKGKNRSSQTRETIQLTAKN, from the coding sequence TTGGTACAGCCAATCCGGCTGAACCGTTTACAGTTCAAGGAACGATTTCTTGGGAGTTATGACGTAGCCTCCACGGCTCTTTCCTCTCTGGCTTGGCAAGAAGATTTTAAGGTATCTGCTATGAACTCTAAAAAACTACGCGACTTGGTATTTACCCTACACCGTTACATTGGTTTAGCGGTGGGACTGATTACAATTATTGTCGGTTTAACCGGTACTTTATTAGTCTTCCACTCCGAAATTAGCAACTTCGATCAGCAGCGCCGAATTGGCACAATCACTCCTCAAGGTGAACCACTACCTATTGAGGTTGTTCTTAACACTGTCAAAAAAACCTATGCCGATCAACCAGACGCACCAATGCAAAGGATTTACCTGCCTTCAAAGCCAAATGAGCCGATGAATGTTATTCTAAAAACCAAACAAAACGAATGGACAGAAAACTACGTTAACCCTTATACAGGAAAGATTCTCGGCAATAACTTAAAGCCAACCTTCATCCAAAAGTTTTATGAAATCGTCTACCCACTCCACTATGCTCTTTTAGGCGGTGATTTAGGATACAAGTTTGTGGGCATTATTGGTTTACTGATGTCGTTTATGAGTATTACGGGTATTATCCTTTGGCCTGGTTGGCGCAAGTTGATTTCTGGGTTCAAAATTAAGTGGAATGCCCATGTCAAGCGAGTGAACTTTGATGTTCACAAAGTTGCTGGTGTTATTACAGCAGTATTTTTGATATTTACATTTTTCACGGGATTTTGCTGGAGTTTTTCTGATGTAGTCAACCCGATGATCTACACACTCACCTTCTCCAAGCAGCAAGCAGATCCTGTTTCTGTTGTCGTTGCTGGTAAGTCTCCACTCGGACTAAAAGAACAATTAAAAACGGCTCAAACTGCTTTACCGAATGGAACACTCAGGAGGATTTATTTTCCAACTAAGCCAGAAGAAGCTTTAACAGTTGCCTTTAAACTTCCCCAAGAAATTGAAGACTATGGTCAAAGCAGTGTTTATCTTGACCAATACAGTGGTAAAGTTTTGCGAGTCGATAATTCTTTGAAGCAGTCATTGGGCGATCGCATCCTCAATTCTTTTACTCCCCTACACTATGGTACATTTGGTGGCTCGCCTACTCGCATTTTCTACCTATTTGTTGGACTTGCACCGTTAATCTTATCTGTTACTGGCTTTGTGATGTGGTGGTATCGCTACAAGGGAAAAAATCGCTCCTCGCAGACTAGAGAAACGATTCAGTTGACAGCAAAAAATTGA
- a CDS encoding HEAT repeat domain-containing protein, which yields MLYSKTQSGEDSLNLSQAETDALFAAVSEQLGLNTFNHDDQDLLKQMIESMGDSRGMVRLSFAEALGKIGKPATPLLMEAVANHPNPVVRRASTKTLTLIADPIAIPTLVKALLNDEDTVVKASSVGALAKIGKAAVPALLKILASSEYPESAKGYAVWALGFIGAEAKEYLYQEINSDSPEVRAAVVGAIAKIAEEGTEEGAFNTLVNALTDSSEIVRCEAAAALGSLTYRPAIPNLIELLDHADWETRKAAALALMKIGDGAALEPLQAALAKEEEAGVQAVFKLAISQIERQLEEDAW from the coding sequence ATGCTCTACTCCAAAACTCAATCCGGGGAGGATTCGTTAAATCTGTCTCAGGCAGAAACTGATGCTTTATTTGCAGCGGTGAGTGAGCAATTAGGCTTAAACACCTTCAACCATGATGACCAAGACCTACTCAAGCAGATGATTGAGAGTATGGGAGACTCACGGGGGATGGTTAGGTTGAGTTTTGCAGAGGCATTGGGTAAAATCGGTAAACCAGCGACCCCTTTATTAATGGAAGCTGTGGCAAATCACCCAAACCCAGTTGTGCGGCGAGCCAGCACCAAAACCCTGACACTGATCGCTGACCCGATCGCAATTCCAACCTTGGTCAAGGCTCTGTTAAATGATGAAGATACGGTGGTCAAAGCCTCATCGGTGGGAGCGCTGGCCAAGATAGGTAAGGCCGCGGTGCCAGCATTACTAAAAATCTTAGCGTCAAGCGAGTATCCAGAAAGTGCCAAAGGATATGCAGTATGGGCGTTGGGATTTATTGGAGCAGAGGCGAAGGAATATTTATATCAAGAGATTAACTCTGACTCGCCTGAAGTTCGTGCTGCGGTGGTGGGTGCGATCGCTAAAATTGCTGAAGAAGGTACTGAAGAAGGAGCATTTAATACTTTAGTTAACGCCCTCACCGACTCATCTGAAATTGTCCGGTGTGAAGCAGCTGCTGCTTTGGGTAGCCTGACCTATCGACCAGCGATCCCTAACCTCATTGAGTTACTGGATCATGCCGATTGGGAAACTCGAAAAGCGGCAGCCCTGGCATTGATGAAAATTGGCGATGGTGCTGCTTTAGAACCCCTGCAAGCCGCATTAGCCAAGGAAGAGGAAGCGGGAGTTCAGGCAGTGTTTAAGTTGGCGATTTCTCAAATTGAGAGACAGTTAGAGGAAGATGCTTGGTAA